The Roseimicrobium gellanilyticum genome contains a region encoding:
- a CDS encoding SLC13 family permease — MTPDIAILLALTATALVFFSFEWISADVVALGLLLSLTLLGLVPLDRAFAGFGSDTFILILGLLIMTAALVRTGVVDLLGRTILRHSGTNPKVLYIVLLVAAAGLSAFMSNTAAAALFIPVVFGIAKRAKISPGKLLMPLAFASIVSSSVSLISTSTNIVVSGLMQQHKMAPMGMFEMAPVGVPIAALGVLYMIFVGRKLVPDRFGASSEEDSTLVVRPYLFELLIHDDSPLAGKTVAKSGLGRDMELTLVRIIRNKDEYYEPRAGSMLRGGDVIIVEGSSDDIVRIKDIPGIDIKADVKLSDPAITPDEQELAEVLVLPGSRLIGRTLKNAGFRERYDLQVLGLSRHGETMHKKMSTIPIKVGDILLVQGRREQMIRVSDQRIFSILGMLEGERPKVKHAPWAMAIFALVILLPTFKLVTLPVAVMLGVFAVFITRCLSSEEAYQAVEWKVLVLVASMLSLGVAMEHTGTAVYLADLIVDWVGHAGPFWLLSAFFVLTVLLTQPMSNQAAAVVVLPVAIQTALQLGVNPRTFSMMVAVAASCSYLTPLEPACLMVYGPGRYRFFDYLRVGGPLTLVIFVVAIVLVPRVWPL, encoded by the coding sequence ATGACTCCCGACATTGCCATCCTGCTGGCGCTCACGGCCACGGCCCTGGTCTTCTTCTCCTTTGAATGGATCTCTGCCGATGTGGTGGCGCTGGGACTTTTACTCTCCCTTACGCTGCTGGGGCTCGTGCCTTTGGATCGGGCATTTGCGGGTTTCGGCAGTGATACTTTCATCCTCATCCTCGGCCTGCTCATCATGACGGCGGCCTTGGTGCGCACGGGTGTGGTGGACTTGCTGGGGCGCACCATCCTGCGACACTCGGGAACCAATCCCAAGGTGTTGTACATTGTGCTGCTCGTCGCAGCGGCGGGGCTCAGCGCCTTCATGAGCAATACTGCCGCGGCGGCTCTCTTCATTCCCGTGGTGTTTGGCATCGCCAAGCGCGCGAAGATCAGCCCGGGCAAGCTGCTCATGCCGCTGGCGTTCGCGTCCATCGTGTCCAGTTCCGTATCCCTCATCAGCACGTCCACAAACATCGTGGTGAGTGGGCTCATGCAGCAGCACAAGATGGCACCCATGGGCATGTTCGAAATGGCGCCGGTGGGTGTGCCCATTGCGGCACTCGGGGTGCTCTACATGATCTTCGTGGGAAGGAAGCTGGTACCTGACCGCTTTGGCGCCTCCTCGGAGGAAGATTCCACGCTCGTGGTGCGCCCCTACCTCTTCGAGCTTCTCATACACGATGACTCCCCTCTCGCAGGCAAGACCGTGGCCAAGTCCGGCCTCGGGCGCGACATGGAGCTAACGCTCGTGCGCATCATTCGGAACAAGGATGAATACTATGAGCCACGTGCCGGCTCCATGCTGCGCGGTGGTGATGTCATCATCGTGGAAGGCAGTTCGGATGACATCGTACGCATCAAGGACATTCCCGGCATCGACATCAAGGCGGATGTGAAGCTCTCCGATCCCGCCATCACGCCGGATGAACAGGAACTCGCCGAGGTACTGGTGCTTCCCGGTTCCCGATTGATTGGCCGCACGCTGAAGAACGCCGGATTCCGCGAGCGCTACGACCTGCAGGTGCTGGGCCTCAGTCGCCATGGTGAGACCATGCACAAGAAGATGAGCACCATCCCCATCAAGGTGGGAGACATCCTGCTCGTCCAGGGCCGGCGAGAGCAAATGATTCGTGTGAGTGACCAGCGCATCTTCAGCATCCTCGGCATGCTGGAGGGAGAACGCCCCAAAGTGAAACACGCCCCCTGGGCCATGGCCATCTTCGCACTGGTCATCCTGTTGCCCACCTTCAAGCTGGTCACGCTTCCCGTGGCCGTGATGCTGGGTGTCTTCGCTGTGTTCATCACGCGATGTCTCAGCTCTGAGGAGGCCTACCAAGCCGTGGAGTGGAAAGTCCTCGTGCTCGTGGCTTCCATGCTCTCCCTCGGTGTCGCCATGGAGCACACCGGTACCGCCGTGTATCTCGCGGATCTCATCGTGGACTGGGTGGGCCATGCCGGGCCATTCTGGCTGCTCAGCGCCTTCTTCGTTCTCACCGTGTTGCTCACCCAACCCATGTCCAACCAGGCCGCCGCCGTGGTGGTGTTACCCGTGGCCATTCAAACCGCCCTGCAACTCGGCGTGAATCCCCGCACCTTTTCCATGATGGTCGCCGTCGCCGCGAGCTGCTCCTACCTCACACCCCTGGAGCCCGCGTGCCTCATGGTGTACGGGCCGGGGCGTTACCGGTTCTTTGACTACCTCCGCGTGGGTGGGCCGCTCACGCTGGTCATCTTTGTCGTGGCGATTGTGCTCGTGCCGAGGGTGTGGCCGTTGTGA
- a CDS encoding HIT domain-containing protein, translating into MQVVDFYCDQVLSGKVSVQKLVETEHVLAFHHTQPYWPVHLVIIPKKHIGSLATVEGSDFPIVDEMLRVAADLCRQVTGEHGGCRLSTNSGDYQSTKHLHFYIHHGARLKNEDGSPATGSQS; encoded by the coding sequence ATGCAGGTCGTGGATTTTTATTGCGACCAGGTGTTGAGCGGCAAGGTGTCGGTGCAGAAGCTCGTGGAGACCGAGCACGTGCTCGCCTTTCACCACACGCAGCCCTACTGGCCGGTGCACCTGGTGATCATTCCGAAGAAGCACATCGGCTCACTGGCCACCGTGGAAGGGAGTGACTTTCCCATCGTGGACGAGATGCTGCGTGTGGCTGCGGACCTTTGCCGGCAGGTGACAGGGGAGCATGGCGGCTGCCGTCTCTCCACGAACAGTGGCGACTACCAGTCCACGAAGCACCTGCATTTCTACATTCACCACGGGGCGCGATTGAAAAATGAGGATGGTAGTCCGGCGACGGGTTCCCAATCCTAG